ACGAAGACGACCCGGACGACTTCTTTCAGTTCCTGAGTGACGGGTCGATAGTGTCGAAGGAGTCGCTGGACGCGATTCAGAAGCGCCGTGCCGACGAAACACTTCGGGTGTTCAACTTGAACGGCCACGCGGCCTTGCGCTGGCGACGGCAGCAAGCCGCCGCGGGCTACGTCCAAACAGCGCTTGAGCTTTGGGGGTTGCGGCCTGAGTGTGACCAAGAGGAATGGCAACAACTGCTGCATCAGGAACTAGCCGCAATCACGGGTCATCCGTTTGAAACAGCCATCCGGCACACATTGACCATCGTTCGTTGACGATCCTCGGTAGTGCATTGACCGTGAAATGCTCTCGTAGCGTATTTGTCAGGACGCTAGCCAGACGTCGCTGACTTCCGTGGTGTGGCTAGCTGCCATCGCGTAGCGTCCGATTCTCCACGCATAGGCAACCTGGCATCGCGAAACCTGCACCTACCGGAACACAATCGCCGAGTACGGAAGGAATACGAATGCTATTGCGTGGTCTTGCTGTGGCGGCTGCGGCAGCCGCTCCTGGAATCGTCGCCGCACATTCGCTCGCCGCAAGCGACCACGCCCCGGCTGGGGTGATGTTCGAGCACGCGCATGCGGCCGGCGGATGGATGGCGGGTGTGCGCTATCTGGACGAAACGTATTCCGGTGTGCGCAGCGGCAGTCGGCCGATCTCCGATGCGGCGCTGGTGGAGCTGGGGTATCACAGCCGCGCCGGCCACATGGACATGCGCATGGCGATGTTCGAGCTGATGTACGCGCCCACCGATCGGCTCACGCTGATGCTGATGCCGCAGTACATGTGGATGGACATGGGCATGGTGGCGCTGGCATCCCACGGAGGCGAGCCGGGCGGTGGACACGGTCATGGTGATGGCGCGCACCGGGATCACGTCGCCGGATGGGGCGACACGCAGATGTCGGGAATCTGGCGCCTGCATGGTGACGCGCATCAGCAATGGCTGCTGACGGCCACGCTGAGCGCGCCGACGGGAAAAGTGGATATTCGCGGTAGCGACGGCCGCTATGCGCACTACGGCATGCAGCTGGGTTCGGGTACCTGGGATTTCCTGCCCGGCATGACCTATGTGCGACGCGACAACGCCTGGAGTGCCGGCGTGCAGGTGGGTCTGATACGGCGACTGGAAGACCAGAACGCATCGGGATTTCGCCTGGGCGACGGATGGAACGGCACGGTCTGGGCGGCGTGGTCGCCGTCGCCGCGGTGGAGCCTGTCGACGCGGCTTGCGTACAAGGACATCGGCAAGATCGAAGGTCACTATAACGGCGCGCACAATCACGCGGCGCCCGAGGACTTTCAGCGCAACTACGGTGGCAGGCTGCTGGAGGGTGGTCTGGGCGTGAACACGGTGCTGGGCCGCACGCGTGTCGGGCTGGAATGGCAGAAGCCCTTGCGACAGGACGTCAACGGGCAACAGCTGGGCAAGGACCGCAGCCTCTGGCTCAGTGTGAGCCAGGGCTGGTAGACGTTCAGCCATACCCGCAACCGGCCCGCGTTGGCGGGCCGGCCGGTGGTGCTACTTACTCGAAACCATCACGGAACAGCAGGTCGCCGCACTGGCCGTTGTCGGGAACCGTGGTGAGGAACGGGGTGTTCGCCAGACCCGTGAACGTCACATCGTCGATATCCCAGCCGGGTGCGCCGATGCCTTCGTCGCTACCGATGACAAAGCGGATGCGGATCGTCTGGCCCGCGTACGCGTTGCCAAGGTCTACCGTATACGTCTGGTAGGCCGGGTATCCGGCGCTGTTGCCCACGAACGCCTGCTGATTGGCGAGTGGATTGTTGCAGCAGTTGGAGATCGCGCCGCCGTAACTGGGTGTGACTGCGCTGCCGGCAATGGGATTCCAGCTCGTGCCGTTGTCGGTACTGATCTCCAGGCGGCCGCCGTCGTAAAACGTGGCCGTGCCTTCAAACGAATGGCGCGCCTTGAAGGTGAACCCGAAATTGCCGCTGGCGTTGACCTGCAGGGCGGGTGACTCAAGGTTCGTGAGGGCTGCGGAGGCCAGGTCCGGTCCGTTGGCAATGTGCTGCAGCGGGTCGACTTCGCGACGACCCCAGCGTTCGCTGCTGCCGCCGACACTGCTTGTCGGCGTCCAGGTGTACTGCAGGCTTTCGAAATCTTCGCCGGCGGCTGGCGCGCTGTCGACGTTCACGCGAAATTGCTGCGAACCCGCTACGGGCGCCGGCAGTCCTCCGCCGCTGGCGACGTAGTTGACGGTGATGACCTGGATACCCGTCACGTCGTATAGTTGAATGGGCAGGTTGATCGACGCATTGGTCAGCGGCTGGATCACCGGCGTGGTGAAATCGGCCTGTGGGAAGTGCACCGTCGTATCCGGCGATGACAACGTGAGGTTGAATGCGCCGGCCTGGAAGCCATCGTTGCGGACATTGAGCACCAGGCGGCCGCTTTCCATGTTGTCGAGTTCTCCGTCGGCATCGCAGCTGCCGTTGCCATCGTCCGAGAGGCTGGCGCGTGACAGCGACGCGGAGACGCCGAGCGTGAAGCTCTCGACGACGCCGGCGTTGGTGGCGCTGTAGCGGTCGGAGGGGCCTTTCGCACCGACGCCCAGGCCGCGCCGGGCAAAGCCGGCGGCGCACAGCTGGAAGTCGGTCTGATCCTGCGCCCGGGCAGCCGCCAGGATGGCGTCGCGCGCTTCGACGAAGGTGGGCGCGAACGGCATCAGCTTGTAGCCGACCGTGAGATAGCGCTTCATACGCTCCTGCGCCTGGGCGAAGGTCAGGCGCTGCGTATCGCGTAGCAGGGAGCCATAGCATTCAAACAGCATGCTCGCCCAGACCTCGCCAGTGGCGTGCACCTCGGCGTTGTCGCCGGCAAAGGCCGGGGCCGGATTGGTCGGCAGGGGCGCACCGGTCACGATGTGACGGTACATCAGCGGGTTCTTGCGCAGGTTGTTCGAGTAGGGATAGCGCCGGATACCGTTGTAGTAGCCGTTGTTCGGGTTCACTGAGACGCTGGGCCCGCCCGAGGTATAGCCCGCCGCCGCGTACACGCCGGCGAAGTTCGGATTGCTGCCGACCTGCACGTCCTGCTCGGCGATCATCATGAGCAGGGCATGGAAGTCGCCGAAGCCTTCACCCATGCCGCCGGAATGGTTGCTCGACAGGCCCGAGGAGTTCTGCACGAGGCGATTGGAGATATAGTGACCCCATTCGTGCGCGACGATGGCGTTGTCGATCGTGCCGTCGCGATCGGTACCCTTGGTGCGCATCATCGTCGCGGTGACACCCGGCAGGGACGCCTTGATCGCGTTGCCGTCGGCGAGGGTGACACGCAGCGCGGGAATGGTGACCGCCGGATCGGCGCCGCCCATGCTGGCCACGCCGCCGGCCACGTTGTCGGCGACGATGATGCCGGTGGCGCCGGCTGTCTGCGCATTCATGGCCTTGACGGTGAAGTTGCAGTTGCCGCGGTCGACCAGGGCGATCTTGCCCGTCACCGGTGCGGTGAAGGCCTGGCAGCCATCGTTGGCGGGCGCGGTGCCGTCAACGGCAAGCACCACTTCGCCGCTGTGATTGAACTGCTGCGCGCCGAAGCCGGTGGCGACACCCGTGGCGTAGTCGCCGGTCTGCGTGCCGGCCGTGGTCATGTGGCTGGCGCTCTTGCCGTCGAACACGTACATGCGCATGCGCGGGTGATAGCCGTCCGCCGGCGTGGACATATTGGCGTTGTTGCGCCCGGAGACGTCTTGCGCGAGCGTGCGCAGGTTGTCGTTCCCCAGGCCGCCGCGGCCGTAGTTGTCGTTCTGCGCATTGCCGGCGGCTTCGTTGAAGCCCACGTCGTAGAAGTCGTCGTGCAGCCAGTTGTTCGTGTAGAAGAGCTGCGTCGTCGCGGCCTTCACCTGGGCGGGTGTCACCTGCGGCCCGGCACTGGTGTCGTAGGTGCGGTCGAAGGTGCCGGCAGCGGTGAGTTCGGGACGGTAATCCTGCGGCGGATCGAAGGTGGAGGCGCCGGGCGTTGCGTCCTGAAGGTTGGCGAAGGCATCGACGTTGTTGCCTTGCGTATCCGTGGCGTTGTCGGCCAGCCAGGGGTCGTTGACGGCGACCGAGGTAGGCGGCAGGGCGTTGATCAACGTGATCAGGCCCGGTGCAACGAAGGCGGGCTGGAAACCGTCGGCCATGCCCGTCGGGTGGGGCGTCGCGCCGCGGCCTTCCGGGCCCGGCTGCGGTGTGCGCGTGGCGGGATCGGCCCAGACGCGATAGGTGAACGGGGTGAGATCGTTGGTCAGATTCTTGCGGAACAGCAGGTCGCCGTTCTTGGCGGAGACGACGTAGGCGAAGTACTCGTCCAGTTCGCCGTTGTTGCGGGCGACGTCCGCTTCAACGTAGTAGGCGGCTTCCAGTCCCGCAGCGGTGCGGAAGAAGACCGGCCGCGCGCGTGCCGGCGCGACCAGTCGCGCACCGTCGCGGCCTTCCGCATCGAGCGTGAAGAAGGTGTAGCCGTCGCGATCTTCGGTGCGATCGAGCTGGGCCATGAGGTCCGCATCGGCAAACCCGTAGCCGGCCAGCACGCCGGCGACGGCCTGCTGCGCGGAACGGCGGAACAGCGAATCGGTCCGCCCGTGGCGCAGGGTGCCAGCGCCGGAGAGGACGCCGCCGATGCTGTTGAGCGCACCGTCCGCATTGATCAGCACGGATGTGCGTTCGCGGAAGACTTCCACGCCGTTGATGTGGTGCGCGAACTGCACCAGCGCGGCACCGTTGGGCATGCGCTGCAGATCCTGCACGTGAAGGGCGTCGATTTCATCCGGCTCGATCCGGTAGGCGCTGCGCAGCGTCTTGAGGTAGTCGCGCGCCACGGCGGCGGGATCGTTGCGCAGCAGGAGCGAGTCGGAAAGCTTGGGTGTGTGCTCAGTGGCCGACAGGAAGGTGGGCAGGCCGAGCTGGTCATTGAAGTGACCGCGGAAACTGTCGAGTACGGCGGCTTCGCGGACGGCCGGCGCCTTGTCTGCCGGTGCCAGCGCCAGCGCGTCGAATCCGCTGGTGGCGCCGGCCTGGCCGGCACCGGCAAGCAGGGACAGTGCAGCACAGAGTGCGCTTATCAACGGTTTCCGGCCAGACACGCGCCATCCATGCTGCGAGGTTCGCATCAAAATCGCCATTGGGAGTTTTCCTTGAGTGGAAGAAGTGTTGCCGGCGCGGCTGCCCGGTTTCTCCGCGCGGCTCCCGCATCCTCGGCCGGCCTTGCCCGGTGAACAATTGGTCGCAGGTCGTGCCGGGATTCGGTTCTTCGATGTATACAGAAGGAAAGATGGCGATGGCAACTAGCGAAAAAATGGATACGTTGGCGAATGGATTTCCCGGTGTGCGACCTTGCCTCGGTGCCGCTGGTGCATGCCGGCGCGGTT
This genomic stretch from Tahibacter amnicola harbors:
- a CDS encoding M36 family metallopeptidase, with translation MAILMRTSQHGWRVSGRKPLISALCAALSLLAGAGQAGATSGFDALALAPADKAPAVREAAVLDSFRGHFNDQLGLPTFLSATEHTPKLSDSLLLRNDPAAVARDYLKTLRSAYRIEPDEIDALHVQDLQRMPNGAALVQFAHHINGVEVFRERTSVLINADGALNSIGGVLSGAGTLRHGRTDSLFRRSAQQAVAGVLAGYGFADADLMAQLDRTEDRDGYTFFTLDAEGRDGARLVAPARARPVFFRTAAGLEAAYYVEADVARNNGELDEYFAYVVSAKNGDLLFRKNLTNDLTPFTYRVWADPATRTPQPGPEGRGATPHPTGMADGFQPAFVAPGLITLINALPPTSVAVNDPWLADNATDTQGNNVDAFANLQDATPGASTFDPPQDYRPELTAAGTFDRTYDTSAGPQVTPAQVKAATTQLFYTNNWLHDDFYDVGFNEAAGNAQNDNYGRGGLGNDNLRTLAQDVSGRNNANMSTPADGYHPRMRMYVFDGKSASHMTTAGTQTGDYATGVATGFGAQQFNHSGEVVLAVDGTAPANDGCQAFTAPVTGKIALVDRGNCNFTVKAMNAQTAGATGIIVADNVAGGVASMGGADPAVTIPALRVTLADGNAIKASLPGVTATMMRTKGTDRDGTIDNAIVAHEWGHYISNRLVQNSSGLSSNHSGGMGEGFGDFHALLMMIAEQDVQVGSNPNFAGVYAAAGYTSGGPSVSVNPNNGYYNGIRRYPYSNNLRKNPLMYRHIVTGAPLPTNPAPAFAGDNAEVHATGEVWASMLFECYGSLLRDTQRLTFAQAQERMKRYLTVGYKLMPFAPTFVEARDAILAAARAQDQTDFQLCAAGFARRGLGVGAKGPSDRYSATNAGVVESFTLGVSASLSRASLSDDGNGSCDADGELDNMESGRLVLNVRNDGFQAGAFNLTLSSPDTTVHFPQADFTTPVIQPLTNASINLPIQLYDVTGIQVITVNYVASGGGLPAPVAGSQQFRVNVDSAPAAGEDFESLQYTWTPTSSVGGSSERWGRREVDPLQHIANGPDLASAALTNLESPALQVNASGNFGFTFKARHSFEGTATFYDGGRLEISTDNGTSWNPIAGSAVTPSYGGAISNCCNNPLANQQAFVGNSAGYPAYQTYTVDLGNAYAGQTIRIRFVIGSDEGIGAPGWDIDDVTFTGLANTPFLTTVPDNGQCGDLLFRDGFE